The following DNA comes from Luteolibacter flavescens.
CCCTGATATGTGTCACTTGCCACGATTTTCTGGCGGCAGGCGGCGTCTCCTGCTAGGCCCGCATCGGGTCGGATCTCCGGGTTTGCCCCGCATCTCCCCCTCCCCCATGCCCCTGCCTCCCCCGCCCTCCTCCATGAAACCCGGTCCCCTGAGGAGCTTCTTCCTCATCCTCGCCGTTCTCATTCTCCTGACCATCGTCATCAGCCCCGTGCTCACCGTGTGGACCATCCGCCGGGACGCGAACCGCATCGTCTCGGACTCCCTGCAGGGCCTCGCGACCAGCAGCCTGGCGACCATGCAGATGTCCGAGGGCTTTCTCGATACCACGCGCGCCGTAAGCGGCCGTGGCATGGCAGGCCCGGAACTGGCCGCGAGCCTCGGCGAACGCAGCCGTGCCACTGATGCGCAATACACCGCCCACCGCGAGACGCTCCAGACCGACTCCGAGCGCGCCGCATTTGACCGGCTGACCGCGACGAAGGACGACTACCGCGCCACGCGAAAGGCCGTCGTGGACCTCATCACCGCCGGGCAGATGCAGGAAGCCGACGCGCTTTTCGAATCCGAGTGCGTGCCGAAATTCCACGCCTACGCGCAGGCGCTGGGAAATCTGGTGGAGCACAATGCCGCTGAGGCGCGTGCCGGTGGCGCGGAGATCATCCGGCTCTGCCACGTGCTCCTCGGCGTGCAGGCGCTGCTGCTGGTGTTCTTTTTCATCTACGGCTTCTTCGTCCCGCTGACCGCCGTGATGGAGCGGCTGTCACGGAACCCCATCGTGGTCCGCCGCTGAATCCCCCCTTCCCACCTTATCCCTCCCTCACCATGGACCTCGCCGACGAATCTCCCCGGGGAATCGCCGCCTACGACACCGCCGGTGGCCGCGGCATGAGCGTGCTCAATGCCATGTACTACCTCTTCAAGCCCTTCCTGCCCCAGACGGTGCGCTACACGATGAGGAGGCTGCGCGCGAACTACAAGCTGCAGACCGCGAAGGACTGGCCAATCATGCTCTCCGCGGGCGAGGCTCCCGCCGGATGGCCGGGGTGGCCGGATGGCAAGCAATTCGCCGTGGTGCTGACCCACGATGTCGAGGGCCCCGTCGGCTTGGAGCGTTGCCACCAGCTCGCCGCGCTCGAGCTGAAGCACGGCTTTCGCTCCTCCTTCAATCTCATCCCGGAAGGCGGCTACGAGGTCACCCCGGAATTCCGCAAGTCGCTCACCGATCTGGGCTTTGAAATCGGCGTCCATGATCTCCGCCACGATGGCTCGCTGTATCGCTCGAAGAAGTCCTTCGACGAATGCTCAGTGGCCATCAACGGGCACCTCCGCGAGTGGCGTGCGGTCGGCTTCCGGGCGGGCTTCATGTTCCACAATCTGGAGTGGCTGAAGAACCTGGACATCGACTACGACGCCTCGACCTTCGACACCGATCCCTTCGAGCCGCAACCCGACGGCGCGGGCACCATCTTCCCCTTCGTCGTGAAAGGCAGCACCCCGGAAGAAAGCTACGTCGAGCTGCCCTACACGCTGCCGCAGGATGTGACGCTCTACCTGATCCTGCGCCAGCAGACGAACGAGATCTGGTGCGAGAAGACCGACTGGCTCGCCGAACGCGGAGGCATGGTGCTGGCAAATGTCCACCCGGACTACGTCGCCTTCGACGGACGGAAGCCGACCATCAGCGAATTCGACGCGGCGCTCTACGAGGATTTCCTCTGCCACATCAAGGAGAAGCATGCAGGCCGCTATTGGAACCCGCTGCCCCGGGAAATGAGCCAGTACATCGCCGGAATGCCCGCAGCCTCACCGCTTGCCACCCGTGCCGCCGCCCCCTAGGGTGCGCGCCCCGTGACTCCGGAAGAACAGCTCAAAATCCTGACCGCCGGCACCGTGAAGGTGCTCTCCGAAAAGGAACTTCTCGAAAAACTCCGCCTCGGCCGGCCCCTGCGCATCAAGCTCGGGCTCGATCCGACGTCGCCGGACATCCACCTCGGCCATACCGTGGTCTTCGAGAAAATGCGGCAGTTCCAGCAGCTCGGCCACCAGATCGTGATCATCATCGGTGACTTCACTGCGACGATCGGCGACCCCTCCGGCCGCTCCGCGACCCGCCCGCCGCTCTCCCGCGAGGACGTGCTGGTCAATGCCGAGACCTACACCACCCAGCTCTTCAAGCTGCTCGACAAGGAGAAGACCGAGATCG
Coding sequences within:
- a CDS encoding MCP four helix bundle domain-containing protein, with the protein product MKPGPLRSFFLILAVLILLTIVISPVLTVWTIRRDANRIVSDSLQGLATSSLATMQMSEGFLDTTRAVSGRGMAGPELAASLGERSRATDAQYTAHRETLQTDSERAAFDRLTATKDDYRATRKAVVDLITAGQMQEADALFESECVPKFHAYAQALGNLVEHNAAEARAGGAEIIRLCHVLLGVQALLLVFFFIYGFFVPLTAVMERLSRNPIVVRR